A window of Natrinema versiforme contains these coding sequences:
- a CDS encoding transcription initiation factor IIB family protein has product MADIDSSAICPECDGRLRRRGTETICEECGLISAEDAIDHGPEWRSFEDDDTDRRRTGAPLTRSRHDRGLSTEIGYGSGSDSSYSSRLTGRKRRQIARLRREHNRARISSKAERNQVYGFAEIRRITALLSLPDSAREQACALFESAQSEGLFQGRSLEGFAAAAIYAICRTRSVARTSEEIADVARADADELTVAYDALNRDLGLPTGPIDPTQYLPRYASKLEVGTDVERRASEHVADLLEAGKVVGRNPSGVAAACLYKAAGEREEWPTVTQARAADVADVAAVTIRSTVTTIEDR; this is encoded by the coding sequence ATGGCAGATATCGATTCGTCTGCGATCTGCCCCGAGTGTGACGGCAGATTACGGAGGAGGGGTACCGAAACCATCTGCGAAGAATGTGGACTTATCTCCGCCGAGGATGCGATCGATCACGGTCCCGAATGGCGGTCGTTCGAAGATGATGACACCGACCGGCGACGAACCGGTGCACCGCTCACTCGCTCGAGACACGATCGGGGACTCTCGACGGAAATCGGCTACGGCTCCGGTTCCGACTCGAGCTACAGTTCGCGGCTCACCGGTCGAAAACGCCGCCAGATCGCCAGGTTGCGTCGGGAGCACAATCGCGCTCGAATCTCGTCGAAAGCCGAACGGAATCAGGTCTACGGGTTCGCCGAAATCAGGCGGATCACCGCGTTGCTCTCGCTACCGGACTCCGCCAGAGAACAGGCCTGTGCTCTCTTCGAATCCGCCCAGTCCGAGGGGCTCTTTCAGGGCCGCTCGCTCGAAGGGTTCGCCGCCGCCGCGATCTACGCGATCTGTCGAACCCGATCGGTCGCCCGCACGAGCGAGGAGATCGCCGACGTCGCTCGCGCAGATGCGGATGAACTCACCGTTGCCTACGACGCCTTGAACCGCGATCTCGGACTCCCGACGGGGCCGATCGATCCCACCCAGTACCTGCCGCGATACGCCTCGAAACTCGAGGTCGGCACCGACGTCGAACGCCGCGCGAGCGAACACGTCGCCGATCTGCTCGAGGCGGGAAAAGTCGTCGGCCGCAATCCAAGCGGCGTCGCCGCGGCCTGTCTCTACAAGGCCGCCGGCGAGCGCGAGGAGTGGCCGACGGTAACTCAAGCGAGAGCCGCCGATGTCGCCGACGTGGCAGCGGTGACGATCCGGTCGACCGTTACGACCATCGAGGACCGCTGA